Proteins encoded within one genomic window of bacterium:
- a CDS encoding type I restriction endonuclease, whose protein sequence is MEKYEKKLVEDYVSERLKEIGWKFVSYENLKRESIKEPLLVENLKEAIIKINKDKGIGEEEIKKVIDEIKLLSNHQEGIKSFLHYLKYGIGIKFEKERVVKIIDLIDYERPENNEFIFSRQVRFKGSDLIIPDIVLYINGIPIVEIECKSPIDLKTDWLTGYEQIKNYEKIMPELYKYVQIGISFCENVRYFPIVPWQDKVDVYIWKKDE, encoded by the coding sequence ATGGAAAAATATGAAAAGAAACTGGTTGAAGATTATGTAAGTGAAAGATTAAAAGAAATTGGCTGGAAGTTTGTTAGTTATGAAAATTTAAAAAGGGAAAGTATAAAAGAACCGTTATTAGTTGAAAATTTAAAAGAGGCGATCATAAAAATTAATAAAGATAAAGGTATTGGAGAAGAGGAAATTAAAAAAGTAATTGATGAAATTAAACTCCTTTCAAATCATCAGGAAGGAATTAAAAGTTTTCTTCATTATCTCAAATATGGGATTGGAATAAAGTTTGAAAAAGAAAGAGTCGTTAAGATTATTGATTTAATTGATTATGAGAGACCAGAAAATAATGAATTTATCTTTTCAAGACAGGTTCGTTTTAAGGGTTCTGATTTGATTATTCCTGATATTGTCCTTTATATAAATGGAATTCCTATAGTTGAAATTGAATGTAAAAGTCCTATTGATTTAAAAACTGATTGGCTAACCGGATATGAACAGATTAAAAATTATGAAAAAATTATGCCTGAACTTTATAAATATGTGCAAATAGGAATTTCTTTTTGTGAAAATGTGAGATATTTTCCCATAGTTCCGTGGCAGGACAAAGTAGATGTGTATATCTGGAAAAAAGATGAATT